One segment of Manihot esculenta cultivar AM560-2 chromosome 4, M.esculenta_v8, whole genome shotgun sequence DNA contains the following:
- the LOC110612566 gene encoding uncharacterized protein LOC110612566, with protein sequence MVREVWRLVGVALSNSWLSFQDLFLHIHVSFGRERALRLAVHAWKVWHARNELVWNNKVLTPQAIHSAANTFYTDYLDCGLDKQRAPGPSLLSNNAGSASSASDWLAYVDCATFSTSDLFGFGAVFEDAEGVFSIAISGYTEGRGSPTIAEALALRQCLMYARDAFLQAGSIFIDSQVLFFTIRSNSEDFSEFGVIVSDCKDILLLCPIILLCWIRRSANKAAHLLARQSIRFDHFKLWVDMPECLFEHYSSR encoded by the coding sequence ATGGTCAGAGAGGTCTGGAGACTAGTGGGTGTTGCCTTATCCAATTCTTGGTTGTCATTTCAAGACTTATTCCTTCATATCCATGTGAGTTTTGGCAGGGAACGTGCTTTAAGATTGGCAGTTCATGCATGGAAAGTTTGGCATGCAAGGAATGAGTTAGTGTGGAATAATAAGGTGTTGACACCTCAGGCTATCCATAGTGCTGCCAATACTTTTTATACAGATTATCTTGATTGTGGTCTTGATAAGCAACGTGCACCAGGTCCGAGTCTTCTCTCTAATAATGCAGGTTCGGCTTCTAGTGCATCAGATTGGCTAGCTTATGTGGATTGTGCCACTTTCTCAACTTCGGATTTGTTTGGATTTGGTGCTGTGTTCGAAGATGCTGAAGGAGTTTTTTCAATTGCAATTTCTGGTTATACTGAGGGTCGTGGTTCTCCTACTATTGCTGAGGCATTGGCCTTGCGTCAATGTTTAATGTATGCTCGTGATGCTTTCCTGCAGGCTGGAAGTATTTTCATTGATAGTCAGGTTTTATTTTTCACCATTCGCTCTAATTCGGAGGACTTTTCTGAGTTTGGCGTCATTGTTTCGGATTGTAAAGATATTCTGCTTCTTTGtccaattattttattatgcTGGATTAGACGTAGTGCGAATAAGGCTGCTCATCTGTTAGCAAGACAGTCTATTCGTTTTGATCATTTTAAACTCTGGGTTGA